A genomic window from Pagrus major chromosome 23, Pma_NU_1.0 includes:
- the kcnj12b gene encoding ATP-sensitive inward rectifier potassium channel 12, producing MSVGRAHHHSFVSGEEESLRLSTMPAVGSFGNGKIHTRRKYHSRFVSKAGQCNIHFSNMDEKSQRYISDIFTTCVDIRWRYMFLLFSLVFVVSWLTFGLAFWVIGLLHGDLDHPADDDSFIPCVTQVNTFVAAFLFSIETQTTIGYGARYVTEECPAAVFMVVFQSIMGCIIDAFMIGAIMAKMARPKKRAETLLFSHNAVIALRDGKLCLMFRVANLRKSHIVEAHVRAQLVKPRYTEEGEYIPLDQIDMNVGYDKGTDRLFLVAPLTVIHEIDEESPLFGISKQDLETSDFEIVIILEGLVEATAMTTQARSSYLPSEILWGHRFEPVIFEEKSQYRIDYAYFHKTFEVPSTPRCSAKDMEERKFPTSGANSFCYENELAFISRDEEEEEGNEENDRKCSSELVNQQATPGRDQKSSCRESVM from the coding sequence ATGAGTGTGGGAAGGGCCCACCACCACAGCTTCGTGTCCGGTGAAGAAGAAAGCCTGAGACTAAGTACCATGCCTGCTGTGGGCAGCTTCGGCAATGGCAAGATTCACACGAGACGCAAATACCACAGCCGGTTTGTCAGCAAGGCTGGCCAATGCAACATCCATTTCTCAAACATGGATGAGAAATCACAGCGGTACATCTCTGACATTTTCACAACTTGTGTGGACATCCGCTGGCGATACATGTTTCTGCTATTCAGCCTGGTGTTTGTGGTGTCCTGGCTAACATTCGGCCTGGCCTTCTGGGTCATTGGCCTCCTACATGGTGACTTGGACCATCCTGCAGATGACGACAGTTTTATTCCTTGTGTCACGCAGGTCAACACCTTTGTGGCAGCTTTCTTGTTCTCTATTGAGACCCAGACAACCATTGGGTATGGAGCTCGTTATGTGACAGAGGAATGCCCGGCTGCAGTCTTCATGGTGGTCTTCCAGTCCATCATGGGCTGTATCATCGATGCCTTCATGATTGGTGCCATCATGGCCAAGATGGCACGGCCCAAAAAGCGTGCAGAGACTCTACTATTCAGCCACAACGCAGTCATTGCTTTGCGTGATGGTAAGCTGTGCCTCATGTTCAGGGTTGCCAATCTAAGGAAAAGCCACATTGTGGAAGCTCATGTGCGAGCCCAGCTCGTCAAGCCCCGTTACACAGAGGAAGGTGAATATATCCCGCTGGATCAGATTGACATGAACGTAGGCTATGACAAAGGCACAGACCGCCTGTTTCTGGTTGCACCCCTCACTGTCATACATGAAATTGATGAAGAAAGCCCACTGTTTGGGATCAGTAAGCAAGACCTTGAGACATCTGACTTTGAGATAGTAATTATCCTTGAAGGGCTGGTAGAAGCCACAGCTATGACGACGCAAGCACGCAGCTCCTACCTGCCCTCGGAGATCCTGTGGGGTCACCGCTTTGAGCCTGTCATCTTTGAGGAGAAGAGCCAATACAGGATAGATTATGCctactttcacaaaacattcgAAGTACCATCCACCCCCAGATGCAGCGCTAAGGACATGGAGGAGAGAAAATTCCCAACATCTGGCGCCAACTCCTTCTGCTATGAGAACGAGCTGGCCTTCATCAGcagggatgaggaggaggaagagggaaatGAGGAGAACGACAGGAAGTGTTCATCGGAGCTAGTTAATCAGCAGGCCACTCCTGGACGTGATCAAAAGTCCTCCTGTAGGGAATCAGTGATGTAA
- the tufm gene encoding elongation factor Tu, mitochondrial — translation MAALVGLRACFSALQLTSPSLLHSSFRICAVPLSRRTFAAEAKKTYSRDKPHVNIGTIGHVDHGKTTLTAAITKVLADAGGANYKKYEDIDNAPEEKARGITINASHVEYTTANRHYAHTDCPGHADYVKNMITGTAQMDGCILVVAATDGQMPQTREHLLLARQIGVEHVVVFINKADAVEDKEMVELVEIEIRELLTEFGYDGENTPVVIGSALCALENRQPDLGVDAVMKLLEIVDSYVPLPKRELDKPFLLPIEGVYSIPGRGTVVSGTMERGIIKKGDDAEFVGHNRSFKSVVTGIEMFHKSLDRAEAGDNLGALVRGLKREDVRRGMVMCKPGSIKPHRKVQAQVYVLSKEEGGRHKPFVSNFMPVMFSLTWDMACKITLPNDKEMVMPGEDTSLMLTLRQPMVLEKGQRFTLRDGNKTIGTGLVTDILTATDDDKSNWG, via the exons ATGGCGGCGCTTGTGGGACTGCGTGCATGTTTCTCGG CCCTTCAGCTCACTTCACCGAGCCTCCTGCACAGCTCCTTCAGAATA TGCGCTGTGCCTCTGAGTCGGCGGACCTTTGCTGCAGAAGCGAAGAAAACATACAGCAGAGACAAGCCCCATGTGAACATTGGAACAATCGGCCATGTCGATCACGGCAAGACAACGCTGACTGCAGCCATCACAAAAG TGCTCGCCGACGCTGGTGGTGCAAACTATAAAAAGTATGAGGACATTGACAATGCCCCTGAGGAGAAGGCAAGAGGAATCACCATCAACGCCTCTCATGTAGAATACACCACAGCCAACAGACATTATGCTCACACAGACTGTCCTGGGCATGCTGACTACGTCAAG AACATGATTACAGGCACAGCTCAGATGGACGGTTGCATCCTGGTGGTGGCGGCCACTGACGGCCAGATGCCTCAGACAAGAGAGCATCTCCTTTTGGCCAGACAGATCGGTGTAGAGCATGTGGTGGTGTTCATCAACAAGGCCGACGCTGTGGAGGACAAGGAGAtggtggagctggtggagatCGAGATCCGTGAGCTGCTCACCGAGTTCGGCTATGATGGCGAGAACACACCTGTTGTGATAGGCTCAGCCCTCTGTGCCCTGGAG AACAGACAACCTGACCTTGGTGTGGATGCAGTGATGAAATTGCTGGAAATTGTGGATTCTTATGTTCCTCTGCCCAAAAGAGAGCTGGACAAACCTTTCCTTCTGCCCATTGAAGGGGTTTATTCCATCCCAG GCAGGGGCACGGTGGTGTCAGGCACTATGGAGAGGGGTATCATCAAGAAAGGAGACGACGCTGAGTTTGTGGGCCACAATCGCAGCTTCAAGTCAGTGGTTAcag GTATTGAGATGTTCCACAAGTCTCTGGATCGGGCGGAGGCAGGAGATAACCTGGGTGCTCTGGTCCGAGGGCTGAAACGggaggatgtgaggagaggGATGGTGATGTGCAAACCAGGATCCATCAAGCCTCACCGGAAAGTCCAGGCCCAG GTGTATGTTCTGAgtaaggaggagggaggacgaCACAAACCGTTTGTCTCCAACTTCATGCCCGTCATGTTCTCTCTGACTTGGGACATGGCTTGCAAAATCACTCTGCCCAATGACaag GAAATGGTTATGCCAGGGGAAGACACCTCCTTGATGCTCACGCTACGCCAGCCGATGGTTCTGGAAAAAGGCCAGAGGTTCACTCTGAGAGATGGAAACAAAACCATTGGCACCGGCCTGGTCACAGACATCCTGACAGCTACAGATGACGACAAGTCAAACTGGGGCTGA
- the hspbp1 gene encoding hsp70-binding protein 1 has protein sequence MAEDRQGRRYPQNLQGVLQLAVEAGSAAEGPAPVEPMSEERKMWLREALAEVTKGQMDEVQQMKQCLDILRQEGLGEREREGEEERDEQDEDVRESAFEVLSELCENLDNARDLMTLGGLELCLSLYLCHGQSGLRWRAAELIASCAQNMPQVQVHLLSNGALPKLLQLTDSDPNPTVRVKALYAVSCLVREQEAGLQAFLTNDGFSVLMRGMQSENEKLRTKSAFLLLSLLMSHPEQKDTVVSMGMVQQLVSVLRTPHSTFHEHVLGALCCLVEDCPQGLRDCRNPALGLEEILRQRSRELQGKEESQEELDFCERLRVMCFRGQQSDDNGMDR, from the exons ATGGCAGAAGACAGGCAGGGCAGGAGGTATCCTCAGAACCTGCAGGGTGTCCTGCAGCTGGCCGTAGAGGCGGGATCAGCTGCAGAGGGACCTGCCCCTGTTGAACCCATGTCAGAGGAG AGAAAAATGTGGCTGAGAGAAGCTCTTGCAGAGGTCACCAAAGGGCAGATGGATGAAGTGCAGCAGATGAAACAGTGCTTGGACATCTTGCGCCAAGAGGGATTAGGcgaaagggagagagaaggagaggaggagagggacgaACAGGATGAAGATGTGCGGGAATCAGCCTTCGAGGTGCTGTCAGAGCTGTGTGAGAATCTGGACAATGCTAGAG ACCTAATGACTCTTGGTGGACTGGAACTGTGCCTGTCCTTGTATCTGTGTCATGGTCAAAGTGGGCTGAGGTGGCGTGCTGCTGAGCTCATTGCTTCTTGTGCCCAGAACATGCCGCAGGTGCAGGTCCACTTACTTAGCAACGGGGCGCTGCCtaaactgctgcagctgacagactCAGACCCAAACCCCACCGTCAGAGTAAAAGCCCTTTACGCTGTGTCTT GTCTTGTTCGAGAGCAGGAGGCAGGTCTGCAGGCTTTTTTGACCAACGATGGCTTCTCAGTGCTGATGCGAGGCATGCAGTCGGAGAACGAGAAGCTCAGGACGAAGTCGGCATTCCTTCTGCTGAGCCTGCTGATGTCGCATCCTGAACAGAAAG ACACAGTTGTCTCCATGGGTATGGTACAGCAGCTGGTATCTGTTCTCCGCACACCACACTCAACTTTCCATGAACATGTGCTTGGTGCCCTTTGCTG TCTGGTGGAAGACTGTCCTCAGGGACTCAGAGACTGCAGGAATCCTGCTCTGGGTCTGGAGGAGATTCTTAGACAGCGATCCAGAGAGCTCCAAGGAAAAGAGGAGAGTCAG GAAGAACTGGACTTCTGTGAACGTTTGAGAGTCATGTGTTTCCGTGGGCAGCAGTCGGATGACAATGGGATGGATCGCTGA
- the tmem86b gene encoding lysoplasmalogenase: MDILETDAYDRRQRRNTSCALFFSLLPFFLSSALYFYLWTPDVPSSITNAGVKSAPTLLLAAVVLSWNGGQSVLGVVGGLVFSAVGDCCLVWPELFLHGMGAFAVAHLLYSLTFLSSRYAAYSSSSWIRFLYLILFLVGGAFYIYIYPFLQKAPNSDLLVPAVGVYILLITVMGTLAIRTGHTPTLLGSLAFMVSDMSLALQVFKVMAPMEHGHLLVMVTYYLAQLLIAVGDVKAVESKDDFAKWKRS; the protein is encoded by the exons ATGGACATCCTTGAGACGGATGCCTATGACAGGCGGCAGAGGAGAAACACG TCCTgcgctctctttttttctctcttgcctttttttttgtcttcagctCTGTACTTCTACCTGTGGACTCCTGACGTCCCCTCATCCATCACAAATGCAGGTGTCAAATCAGCACCAACACTCCTATTGGCTGCAGTAGTGCTGAGCTGGAACGGAGGTCAGAGTGTCCTGGGTGTGGTAGGAGGACTGGTTTTCTCTGCTGTAGGTGACTGCTGCCTGGTATGGCCTGAGCTATTCCTGCATG GAATGGGTGCATTTGCTGTGGCTCATCTGCTCTACTCCCTCACCTTCCTCTCCAGTCGCTATGCAGCAtattcatcttcctcctggatcCGTTTTCTATATCTGATCCTGTTCCTGGTGGGAGGAGCTTTTTACATCTACATATATCCATTCCTGCAAAAGGCACCAAACTCAGATCTGCTAGTTCCTGCTGTGGGGGTCTACATTTTGTTAATTACTGTGATGGGGACATTAGCCATCAGAACCGGCCACACACCAACACTGTTAGGAAGTTTAGCCTTCATGGTATCTGACATGTCACTGGCTTTGCAGGTTTTCAAAGTGATGGCGCCAATGGAGCATGGTCACTTACTAGTCATGGTGACGTATTACTTGGCACAGCTACTAATAGCTGTGGGCGATGTGAAGGCAGTGGAGAGCAAGGACGACTTTGCAAAATGGAAGAGGTCCTAA
- the aspdh gene encoding aspartate dehydrogenase domain-containing protein has product MATSSSSQRIGVVGYGHLGQYLVDRILKDGAALGLTLAFVWNRNSDKLKGLVPEELILGDLSSFANRPCDVIIEVCHPQIVREFGVHFLSQSHFMVGSPSALSNPDLNQKLRLAAQNYGRTLYVPSGALWGGQDIQRLNDSGGLKALFIRMSKHPSCFRLTGDVLSDWTEDEGRRVLFRGSVAELCPLAPNNVNTMAAAAVAAETLGFTGVQGEIVSDTALRDYHVVEVEVTGPGGFSVHTVRRNPAKLGAVTGSATYNSFWNSLLVCKGHGGRVYLC; this is encoded by the exons ATGGCAACCAGctcttcctcacaaaggattGGAGTTGTAGGATACGGACATCTAG GGCAGTACCTGGTGGATAGGATCCTCAAAGATGGTGCTGCTCTCGGTCTAACTCTGGCGTTTGTTTGGAACAGAAATTCAGACAAGCTCAAAGGTTTAGTTCCTGAAGAGCTCATACTTGGTGATCTGTCATCCTTTGCAAACAG gccatgtgatgtgattataGAGGTGTGCCATCCACAGATAGTGAGAGAATTTGGggttcacttcctgtctcagtCTCATTTCATg GTGGGCTCTCCCTCTGCCCTCTCCAACCCTGATCTGAACCAGAAGCTGCGACTGGCGGCTCAGAACTATGGTAGGACGCTGTATGTCCCCAGTGGTGCATTATGGGGAGGCCAGGACATCCAGAGGCTGAATGATAGTGGGGGCTTGAAG GCTTTGTTTATACGAATGTCCAAGCATCCATCCTGCTTCCGACTGACAGGAGACGTCCTCTCTGATTGGACAGAGGACGAGGGCCGGCGTGTTTTATTCAGAGGATCAGTGGCAGAGTTGTGCCCACTTGCACCAAACAACGTTAACacaatggcagcagcagcagtggcagcagaaACACTCGGCTTTACTGGTGTTCAGGGAGAGATTGTGTCTGATACAGC GTTGAGAGATTATCATGTGGTTGAGGTGGAGGTGACTGGGCCTGGTGGCTTCTCAGTGCACACAGTAAGGAGGAATCCAGCTAAACTCGGAGCTGTAACTGGCAGCGCAACATACAACTCCTTCTGGAATAGTTTACTTG TTTGCAAAGGTCACGGGGGCCGAGTTTACTTGTGCTGA
- the gys1 gene encoding glycogen [starch] synthase, muscle — protein sequence MPLARSLSVTSLSGLEEWDEEFDLEDAVLFEIAWEVANKVGGIYTVIQTKARLTSEEWGENYFLVGPYVESNVRTQVELIEPTNPTLKRTIDKMNSSGCKVYFGRWLIEGSPYVILIDVAFTAWSLDTWKSELWDLCDIGVPWFDREANDAVLFGFLTAWLLGEYAAQCDEPPHIVAHFHEWLAGLGLVLCRQRQLPVATIFTTHATLLGRYLCAGNVDFYNKLADFNVEKEAGDRQIYHRYCLERSAAHCAHVFTTVSQITAIEAEHLLKRKPDIVTPNGLNVKKFSAVHEFQNLHAQSKNRIQEFVRGHFYGHLDFNLDKCLFLFIAGRYEFSNKGADIFLEALARLNYLLRVNHSDVTVIAFFIMPARTNNFNVETLKGQAVRKQLWDTAQTVKERFGKKLYESLLVGQLPDVSKMLDKEDFTIMKRAIFATQRQCQPPVCTHNMLEDSSDPILNCVRRIGLFNSSSDRVKIIFHPEFLSSTSPLLPMDYEEFVRGCHLGVFPSYYEPWGYTPAECTVMGIPSISTNLSGFGCFMEEHIADPSAYGIYILDRRFRGVDESCNQLTSFLFQFCKQSRRQRIIQRNRTERLSDLLDWRYLGRYYISARHMALAKAFPDTFMYELQEPTSTSGFRYPRPASVPPSPALSRHSSPHHSEAEDNDEDERYDEDLEAEKDRVNIRQPYTLPFKNKSSALHGANGISDGVTSEKN from the exons ATGCCGCTGGCTCGCAGCCTCTCTGTCACGTCCCTGTCAGGACTTGAGGAGTGGGATGAGGAGTTTGATTTGGAAGACGCTGTTCTTtttgaaattgcctgggaggtCGCTAACAAAG TCGGAGGCATCTACACCGTCATCCAGACCAAAGCCCGTCTGACCTCAGAGGAATGGGGGGAGAACTATTTCCTGGTGGGTCCCTACGTGGAGAGCAACGTCCGCACTCAAGTGGAGTTGATCGAGCCCACCAACCCCACGCTGAAGAGAACCATTGACAAGATGAACTCCAGTGGGTGTAAG GTCTACTTTGGGCGCTGGCTTATCGAGGGCAGCCCTTATGTCATTCTGATTGATGTAGCGTTCACTGCCTGGTCTCTGGACACCTGGAAGAGTGAGTTGTGGGACCTCTGTGACATCGGCGTGCCGTGGTTCGACCGCGAGGCCAACGATGCCGTGCTGTTTGGCTTCCTGACGGCCTGGCTTTTAGGAGAG TACGCAGCTCAGTGTGATGAACCTCCGCACATCGTGGCCCATTTCCACGAGTGGTTGGCCGGCCTGGGCCTGGTGTTGTGTAGACAGAGACAGCTGCCCGTCGCAACCATCTTCACCACTCACGCCACACTGCTGGGACGATACCTGTGTGCTGGAAATGTGGACTTCTATAACAAACTTGCAGat TTCAACGTGGAAAAGGAAGCAGGTGATAGACAGATCTACCACCGCTACTGTTTGGAGCGGTCAGCTGCGCACTGTGCCCACGTCTTCACCACTGTGTCACAGATCACAGCCATTGAGGCAGAGCACCTGCTCAAGAGGAAACCAG ACATTGTCACTCCCAACGGGCTCAACGTGAAGAAGTTCTCCGCCGTGCACGAGTTTCAAAACCTCCATGCTCAGAGCAAGAATCGGATCCAAGAGTTCGTCAGGGGACACTTCTACGG CCACCTGGACTTTAACCTGGACAAGTGTTTGTTCCTCTTCATCGCTGGAAGGTACGAGTTCTCCAACAAAGGTGCCGACATCTTCTTGGAAGCTTTAGCCAGACTCAACTATCTACTGAGA GTCAATCACAGTGATGTGACCGTCATTGCATTCTTCATCATGCCAGCTCGGACAAACAACTTCAATGTGGAGACGTTGAAGGGCCAAGCAGTTAGGAAACAACTCTG GGATACTGCTCAGACTGTGAAAGAACGCTTCGGAAAGAAACTTTATGAGTCACTTCTAGT TGGACAGCTGCCGGATGTGTCAAAGATGCTGGACAAAGAGGATTTCACCATAATGAAGCGCGCCATCTTTGCAACTCAGAGACAATGCCAGCCTCCAGTCTGCACCCATAACATGCTGGAGGACAGCAGTGACCCCATCCTTAATTGCGTCCGCCGTATCGGCCTTTTCAACAGCTCTTCTGACCGTGTCAAG ATTATCTTCCATCCAGAGTTCCTTTCGTCCACCTCTCCTCTACTTCCGATGGATTATGAGGAGTTTGTAAGAGGCTGCCACCTCGGCGTCTTCCCCTCTTACTATGAGCCTTGGGGCTACACACCAG CTGAGTGCACAGTCATGGGAATTCCATCGATCTCAACCAACCTGTCAGGCTTTGGCTGTTTCATGGAAGAACACATAGCAGACCCCTCAGCATATG GTATTTACATCCTGGACCGGCGGTTTAGAGGGGTTGACGAGTCGTGTAACCAGCTCACTTCCTTCCTGTTTCAGTTCTGCAAGCAGAGCCGGCGCCAGCGGATCATCCAGAGAAACCGGACTGAGCGTCTGAGTGACCTCTTGGACTGGAGATACCTTGGCAGG TATTACATATCTGCACGTCATATGGCCCTGGCTAAAGCCTTCCCCGACACCTTCATGTATGAACTGCAGGAGCCCACATCA ACCTCGGGCTTCCGTTACCCACGACCAGCCTCAGTGCCACCGTCTCCAGCTCTGTCCCGCCACTCTTCCCCGCACCACAGCGAGGCAGAGGACAACGATGAAGACGAGCGCTACGACGAGGATCTGGAGGCAGAGAAGGACCGGGTGAACATCCGCCAGCCCTACACTCTGCCATTCAAAAACAAGTCTTCTGCTCTCCACGGGGCCAATGGAATCAGCGACGGTGTCACCAGCGAGAAAAACTGA